The Nostoc sp. 'Peltigera membranacea cyanobiont' N6 genome contains the following window.
AAATTCTCATTTTCCACATTTTGACAACCAATGGTTGTCAAATTTTCGTAAACACCAGCTGCGGCGATCAAATAATTTGATTGTTGCCGACTATGCCCAAAGCGATCGCGGCAGTATTCCTCAAATGTTTTATGCGTGGATCGATACAGTCGTCTGTCCCTCAATTCCGTTAACGCCTTCCCTGCCTCAAAAAACGCTCTTTCCACACGGCGTTCTAGGTGAAGGCGGTAAGCATAGCCATACCGTCAGGCTTATTGCGCTGTTCCTGCTCAGTTAATTCTGGAACTTCAATAGCAGTAAAGGTGATTGTTGTTGAAGCGGGATCTACTTAAATAGATGAAAACTGCTGTAATTTGTAATTTTTTTTTTAATTTGGGATTACTAAGACTATAACGCTAAGGATACTTAATATGTCAGATAGATTTATCGCTATAGAGTTAACAGGAGAACCAGGGGAAAAAGCTGAACAAATAGTTTGGGATACTATGTGTAAAGCTTTCAAACAGAAAGCAGAGCAAGAAGAGTGTTTAGCCTATTGGCAGTATCCATTGTTCCCTTTAAAGTGTAATAATTTTCTGAAAAGACCTGATATTTTGATAGCCGATAAAGAATTAGGTTTAATAGTTATTGAAGTTAAAGGAATTAGAATTGAAGATTTAAGAGGAATTCAAGGAGATTATTGGTTAATGAAGCCAGGATTTTATTCTCCAAGTATTCAACCTTACAAACAAGCTGAAAAACAGTTAAGGGCAGTAACCGGTCATTTCAATTTAATCGATGACCTATGGAATCAAGTCTTAGGAAGATCAATGGTTGCTCTTCCTTATATTACAAGAAAACAGTGGCAAGAGAAAAGTTTTACTCAGATTGCAGCTAGAGTTCCTATCATTTTTGGAGATGAATTAGTTCCAAAGGATTTACTTAAAATAATTCGTAATAGCTCTTTAGTTATTCCAGGAAATCAATTGAATAAAACCCAATGGAAAAAATTAGAATTGGTTATTAGTGGGAAACCAGTACCAGAAGATGAATCTCCGTTATGGCCAGAGAGTTCACTAAAACAAAATTGTATTGAAAAATTAAATAAATATTTGTATGAAATAGATATCAAGCAAGAACATATAGGGAAAACAATTCCTCCTGGTGTTCAAAGGTTCTCAGGCATCGCAGGTTCAGGAAAAACAGTACTACTCTGTCAAAAAGCTGCAAATATGCACCTTAAGCATCCTGATTGGGATATAGCCTTAATATTCTTTACACGCAGTCTTTACAACTTAATTATCAAAGAAGTTAACTTTTGGCTACATCAATTTAGCGATGGCGAAGTTCAGTATGATCCGACTAATTCAAACTCAAAGCTAAAAATACTTCATGCTTGGGGAGTTAATAATATAGATAATGATGACCGAGGTTCTAGACAGCCTGGCTTTTACTCTTTAGTTAAAGAAACTCATAATATAGGTACAGTCTTAGATGGGTCACATCCAAGTTTTCCAAAACTAAGCCCACCAGAGAAATTAGCTTATCTATGTAAACAGATCCTTCTCAATCACCAAATTCAGCCTATGTTTGATGCAATTTTGATTGACGAAGGTATGGATTTAGTTGTAGATAGCGATGAAATTAAATTTGAAGGTAAGCAACCTATCTTCTGGTTAGCATGGCAAACATTAAGACCTGTAACTCCTGAAAAACAAGAACAAAGGCGTTTAATCTGGACTTATGACATGGCTCAAAGTCTAGATGCCCTTAAAGTTCCGACAGCTAAAGAATTATTTGGGCAAGAACTAGGAACTTCCATGCTAAAAGGGCAGTATCCTGGTGGGATAAAAAAGAGTGAAGTAATGTCTCGTTGCTATCGGACTCCCGGCCCTATTCTTACAATGGCTCATGGAATTGGAATGGGTTTGCTAAGAAAAGAAGGGATGTTGACAGGGCTGACCACTAAAAAAGAATGGCAAGATATAGGATATGAAGTAATAGGTGACTTCCGAAAAATTGGACAAGTTCTTGTTGTATCTCGTCCTTCTGAAAATTCTTGTAATCCAATATCATCTATATGGACAGAATCACCATTGATTAAATTTGAAACTTACAAAAATAGAGAAGAAGAATTAAAAGTCCTCGCCAACCAAATTAAAGCTAACCTAGAATATGACCTTTTAAAACCTAGCCATGACATTCTAGTAATTGTTTTGGGGGATAGCCAAGATGCTCAAATCTTAGAGCAAAAAGTAGCAAGAACATTAATATCTAATAATGTAGAGATTTTTATTCCTAGCGCACTAGAGTCTAATATTTTGAACCCAATTTTTCCAAATACTAATGCGAATAACTTTTGGTATGCAGGTGCAGTCACAGTATCTCGTATTCACAGAGCAAAAGGCAATGAAGCAAATATGGTTTACATTGTTGGTTTAGACAATATTGCTAGTAATGAAAGTGATATTAAACTGAGAAACCAACTGTTCGTTGCATTAACTCGCTCTCGTGCTTGGGTAAATTTAAGTGGTGTTGATGGGAATTATCCTTTCTACGAAGAATTGAGAAGAGTAATGGAAAGTGGCAATAGCTTCCAATTTGAATACTATCCTCCAAAAGTAGATATTGGAGAAACAATAGATATAAGGTAACGAATTGAAGCCAGCGCTCACTTATACAGCGCCAATTTGTTTGATGTATCTGTTTTGGGTATCCGATGCGTGACTTTAAGAAGATTTTGGACAGCTTCTGGAAGGAGAAATTGGACAAAGTATCTTAGGGTAAACGATACTATTATATTTTTTTAGTATAAATACTGAGATACTTAACAACAAACTACGTTATTTTTGTAGTAACTTTTTATTGTATAAATTTCAGTATATATGTCTACCACTAGAAAAATTAACAATATAAAAATACTTCTTCAAGTTTGGAATTTAGAAAATGATGATTGGGACAATACCTTAGATATTTATAAATGTGGATTTTCAACATCAAAAGCCTGGATTGATGACGAAAAAAATCAAGGACTAGCTTTTTGTATTGTGAAAGGAAAGCGTGAGTTTTATGGTTTTAATAAATTTTCTAATTATGAACAGCTTCCTAAAACTAATAAAACTATTCATATACTTTGGCAGAAATTTTATGTGCAAAATGTAACTAATTATGGAAGTGGTAACTATAAATATTATTACGTTTCTGGAGAAAAGAGAGCAACAGTTTTTAAGGAAAAGCCTATTGTTCTAGATACAATTACAAATTTTGCGACTTTTGAACGTAGGTACATGAGAACTGGAATGACTAACATAGCAAATGATGAGACAGGCGTAACAAAAGAGTTATTAACATTAAGTGATGAATTAAAATTTTATCCTGGTTTCTAGCTTATAGTAAATTTTAAACATATAAGATAACCTTGAATCTCAAACCTCAAATATATATGTAATCCTACAAAATTATTAGCACATTCGCTATTATTCTTTGACCACTCCATCAGTTGCGTTGATTCAGCTATCTAAATACTGTAGCTAGCGAATTAATTGATGCAGTGTTGTGTAAGCTTACCCAGTGAAAGGGTTATCTTTCTGCGTATTCAGACTCCAAAACACTTAATAACTTCTCTTCCACAACAGTAAGATAAGGACGGCTCAACTTACCCAACGACTGCAACAGACTTTTGACTGTCTCCTCTAGCAAATCGGAATACACCCCACTGATGCGATCACTGATTTCTTTGATCTGCTCACACTGGGCAGGCAGGTAGTTGAAGGACTTCAGGTGTTGCAACCCAACGGCGTACTCGCCATACCACATTCTTACGGTGCAATTAAAGTCATTCACTGCGCTGACAATCGCCCAGCACCCACCTTTGCCTCTGAGTTCTGGGTTGTCTTTTGCTAGTATTTGGCACACTTCGCCAATTGGGTGCGTTCCATAATTTGTTGCACCCATATTTAACAATGCGATAAGTGGTACTTTACCATCGGCTCGTTGTACACCGTCTACTAAACCTCTTGTTTTCGCCCAGATCACATTAATTAGGTTTAGCTTTACATTTACTAATCCTTTAGTAGAAGTATATTCTCTAGCAAAACTTTTCTTAAGAAAGAGGTATTAATTAAAAATTTTATTAACAATTGTAAAGATAGCCCAAAAAATCAACAAAAATCTATGCAATCACCAGAAGCTGAAACAACAAAATTCGAGAGTAAAGCTCCTTTGTCAAAGGATACTACTTCCCCTATTCAGCCCGAATCAAAAACTGAGCCATTAACTCAGGTACAAGCAGATAGCGTGCTGACCCGCGAACAATTGCCTAACAAGGGATTTCGTATTGCCCTCACCCTGGTTACTAGCGTGATTATTCTAAGTGTCGTCGCTATTTACTTCGGCATTATTCATCCTTAGTACATTGTTACAAAACCGAATGGCACGCCCCTTAAAGCTAAATCGACTATAAGACCTATGGGTGTGGGGTTTAGTAATAAAGGAATTTATTAAGGTTGCACTTAATTTTGGCTTTTCTGATTTTTTTTCCTACACCCTGCACCCAACCGTCTACACCCAGCTACAGCAAGAGTTTCACATTTTCAAGCGGTTTACTACAATACTCAACAGCGATAATATCGATACAGTTGGGCGGTTGACGGTTTCAGCTTAACAATAGCGAGTAAACTACCTGCTACGTCAATTACTTCAATTTGGGTAAGCGCATAGACATCTTTACTAGGAAAAAATATGGCAGACCTTAGCGGTAATTGGTTAGGAACTTACTGGCAAGATGACATTCCTAGTCGCTTTGAAGCAACCTTTGTTCAGAGTGGAAATACTTTTAGTGGTTCCATTTTGGATGACAACTATTTAGGAGAAGCTCAGGTCAATGGCGAGGTAATTGGGCGCACTGTCAGTTTTACTAAACGTTATTTAGTTACCTCACCTGTACCAGTTAGATATACAGGCATGGTTTCAGAAAATGAAGATTATATGCAAGGAGAGTGGAATATAGGTTTGCAGTATTCTGGTTTATGGTCAGCCCGACGCAGTGGAGAGAACCTGATTGTAGATTTACAAACTCGGCTTGAACAGCAAACTTCATTGAAAATGACTTAATCGCTCACATAAATCCCTGCCTTACCCCCAGGCTTCCTTATGTGTAATTTCCGACTCTAAGAGACTCAGCACTTTTTCTTCCAAATCCGTCAAATAAGCACGATTCAGTTTCCCTAACGACTCCAAAAACTTCTGTACCGATTCCTCTAGCCCACTCGAATACACCTGATTAATGCGATCGCAAATCACCCGCATCTGCTCACACTCGGCAGGCAGGTAATTGTAAGATTTGAGGTGCTGCAACCCAATGGCGTACTCGCCATCCCACATTCTCACAGTGCAACTGAACTCATTTGCTTGGCTGACAATCCCCCAACAGCCACCCTTGCCTCTCAGTTCAGAATTCTCTTTAACAAGGATTTGGCACACTTCGCCGATTTGGTAGGTATTGGGTACTTTTGTCCTTTCCATGATGCGCTGCACAACATCTTTGACGATTCTACCAGTCGGCACTTTCCCACCAGCAACTTCTACTGCCCTTAGCCACACTTCTTGCTGTTCCTGGGGTTCAAGCTTGGTCATTGGTCGAACTTGGCGCTCACTCGTGGGTAGAATTTGACAACCAATGGTTGTCAAATTCTCATTTGCCACATTTTGACAACCAATGGTTGTCAAATTTTCGTAAACACCTGCTGCGGCAATCAAGTAATTTGACTGTTGGCGACTATGAGCAAAGCGATCGCGGCAATATTCCTCAAATGTTTTATGCGTGGAACGGTACAGTCGTCTGTCCCTTAATTCTGTCAGCGCCTTCCCCGCCTCAAAAAACGCTCTTTCCACACGGCGCTCTAGGTGAAGGCGATCGCGCTGTTCTTCCTCTGTCAACTCTGGAATTTCGACAGAGGTAACAGTTATGTCTGCTGAAACCGGATCTTCCTCGTTTGACATATTGATTAACGCCGTTTCCACTCTATGAAGTAAATCGACATTAAGTTGCAACTCAGTTGAGCTAATCTTGCTTAATACATATTCCGCAACTATCAGCAGTTATGGCTAATCCATACTGGGAAACGGATTTACCGAGCGCCAAATGCAAGGAATGGTAGCTTGAAGTTCATTGCAACGTAATAAATACTTAAGATGACAGAAGCGATCATCCCTTCAAGAGAAGTAAAAAAGTAACACTTAAAAGGTTTATTTCATTCGAGAGCATTACCTGATTCCTTTACTGCCGTCATCAGTTCATCAAAACTGCATTCGTACAGTTTCATGAGTTCGCTGAACTGATCAATTCGTAGTTTTGGAATAGTTTTCCCATACTCCCAATTACGAACAGTAGATTCTGCTATACCTACACGGCTAGCAACATCTACTGTTCTTAGTCCTTTTCTTTCTCTTAGCTGCTTCATATTCATTACCTAAGTTTACCAAGAGTGTATTATATCTCATTAATTTATCTAGTTAGTAAATTCAGTTAAAATACTTCGTTATGCTATTGACAAGCGCTAACGGGTTAGCAGATAATAACAATATAGAGAAGCGCCCTGGACTCGCAATCTCAAGCGCTTCTCTTGCCCTAAATTTAAAGGCTCATCAATCATGACACACCAAATCTACAGCCAACAACAGCTACAACTGAAATCCATTGCCCGTCTCAAGCAAATCTACAGCGAAATCGGCTGCACAGTTGAAGTAAGCGACAAACGCTGTAAGGATTCTTGGATTACTGCGATCACTGAATATCAAACCAGCAAGGTTCAGAAACTCACCTTCGCTGCCCCCGACGAACAAGCCCTCGCCCAAGCCGAACTCGACCACCACATTGCAACCCAAGCCCAAGCGATTGCACCCGAACCACTGACAACAAAAGAAATATCCTTTTACGATCACGAAATATATTCAGGCAATCATCTAATTGCCACCATCAGCCACGACGATGACCTAACACAGCCTTGGGTAGTGATGGTAGAGGGTAAAGAGAAGTTTCGAGCTAACACTTATGCAAGATGCCACCGCTTCATCCAATGGCATCACCAAGAAAGCACACTTAGCGAACCACTACCCACCCAAACACAAACACCCTGCACTACTGAAAACCGAATCATGGCGCATATCTTCAACGAGTGCGAGAAGTACGGGTTTGAAATTCTCGATGATGGCATTTATAACAACAACGGCGTGAAACTGGGGCAAGTCGGATGCACTGACGGGAACTGGTGGGTGAAGAGGCGTTATTCAGTCCAGCAGCAGTATTCTAACTCGGTGCTTGATGCTGTGCGCTCATTGTCGATGGTGGACGTGTCTGTGTCTACTGATGGTAAATCCATTTTTGATGAATATTTTTTAGACCAACCCTTAGAACAGCTAACTGGCGATAGATTGCAACGGCTGCTGGAGAGAACGGAGTTAGTCACAGCGTAATTAAGAAGTCAGAATCCAGGAGTCAGGAGTCAGTAAAGAAACAAAGAGCAGAGTGCAGAAGTTAATAAAATCTGCCTTCCTTTCTCCTCTTTTTCCACCTCTTCCCGAAATTCTGACTTCTGTTAGCGGATAGCTAAGGTTTAGCCCATTCTGACTCCTGAATTCTTCTCTCATTTTCCCTTCATTCACCAATCAATATGCAAGCTACAATCTCAATCCCCCAACACTGGGCATACCCTCGCTTTGCTTTGGAACAGCGTACACAAGACGGTATCATTTTGGGATTTTATTACTACCCGAATGGTACAGAATTGGCTGAACAATTTGATGAAGGATGGTGCTATGTATTGATGCCTAAGAAGAATTCTGATGAAATATCGTACTTGCAAGAGAATCAAATTCAACCGCTCTCTCCCCAGGAATTGTTCACGCAAATTACCGCAGAGATTGACTTTTATCAACAGCAAATAGCAATTCTGCAACAACAGTTAGCCATAGTCACCGGAGGTTTTACAAATGCCTAATACGGTTGACAACAGCTTTGACCGTAGAGCCAATCATTTGCTGCGTTCGATTCGGCTTTGCGGGGGTTGTGTACCTCTGCACCGTTTGCAATTTCAATTCTCCGATTCAGTAATTCAAACACTACTAGATAAAGAACTGGTGCAAGTACAGAACACGGGGCGCGGTTTTTGTTGGAGATTGCCGAGGATTTTTAGGTTATCAATCCCAAAGGACACAATCATGAAACTTTACGCTAAGACCATTGCACAGACTTTACCTACTTGGGCAACTGTCGTTACAAATAACGCGGATTTATTTGAGGTTTAAATCAATGAATAGCAAAATGTACTGTTTTAGAATTCAGTTAAGAAACTGTCCTGAAATCCAAGGAGAGTTAGTAGAGTTAATTTACAAATTTCCTAGTGGCATTTGGGCTGTAATGGTTGTATGGGACGGCAATTGTGGACAGAAAAGTGAAAGCTATACAGACAGTTTTATTTTTCTATAAATAGAACACTGTCTAGGGATTTTTGTTGTTAGTGCTAGAGCCTTTTTAACTTGTCAATAACAGGAAATGAATGAAGATTTAAGCATCACTTCCAATCTGACAAAATCAGGAAAAATCATGAAACTTTACGCGAAGACCATTTCAGCTACTCTGCCAGATTGGGCAACCGTCGTTACAAAGAGTGCAGATTTATTTGAGATTGAAATCAACGATGAACACCCGAATTTTCAATCTCTGCTTGAAGAGTTAGAAACCGAAATTGAACCAGGAACAATAGGTGTTAAAGCTGTTCGCGGAGCGTGCCGAAGGCAGGATTTATGCTCACGGCTGGGTATTGAAATGTCTAGCCCCAGCCTACAGCAATTAGTTGAACAAGCCCAAACCCTGATATCCCTTATTGCTACGCACCCAAACTACAGACAACTGTTGGACTTGGGATATACCCCTGATTTAAACATTGCTGATGCTCAAACTGCCCTCACCTATTTGGAATGGGAATTAGAGCGCGATCGAGAGACTTCTACCTAATACAAAAGCGTTCACCTAAAGGAATGCCATTACTTCAGGTGAACGCACGGAAGTTTTTCTCCCGCTACAGAATTCCCATTATTGCACACAGAACACCAATCAATAAAACTTTAACCGAGGTGAACATGGTTACTGAAATCAAACTAGGTTTATGCAACCCTCCTGAACCCATCTATTTATATGTCAAAAACGCTGAGTTAGGTGGAGAATCTTATCTCTGGTATCACTACGATATTGATAGGGAGAAAACCATCCCTGTTTCCCAAAGAGCTTTAACTGGTTATCTATCTGAACTGCGATTTACGACTAAAGAGTTCAAAGGAAAGGATAATCTCAAGCTGGACATTGTAGTTAGTGCTGATGGAGTTTATGTCATCAGAAGTGGTGTTGAAACAAACTTCACCAAAAGCTTTATCTTGGCTGCATCATTAGTACAGGATTTTTCTAAGCCACTGATTATTGCTGCTAATGCTGGTGAACAAAATACGGTTTTCTGTAATCTATATGATGCAGTAACTAAAACCAGAATTGAAAGAGAATGGAATAAAAATGCTGATTGGGGAACTCTCATTAATGACATTCAATCTCGCTTAGGTGGCACATCATTAACTATTCCATCTGTAGTAGAAACCCCAGTAACTCCAGCAAAACTCAGCGTAGTTCCTCAACCAGTACACCCACAGGATTTGCGAGTTAAAAATATTCGCACCTTGCTTGATTATCCACTTGATTTAGTCAGAGAGTGGTTGCAATTTCAGGATGTTGATCGCCCAAGTCTACTTCATATTAGCAAGATTAATGAACTGGTAAAAACAATGTGTTTGGCTTGGGCAGCAGACAAGTGTGAGTATCCTAATCATGCCGAATCTTTGTATCAAAACCAAGTTGTTGATGCTGTTGCTAACGGTGCGGATGAATTAACCGCAATCAGCGCATGGATGCAACAGTTGCAAACTGCAAAAGCTGGAGCAGTGTAAATCAGAAGCCAGAAGTCAGAAGTCAGGATTATTCTGATTTCTGACTCCTGGCTCCTGAATTCTCAACATCAGAGGAATTAACCATGAAAGTCATTGTCACAGTTGTTGAAAAAATCATCAGTGAAGCGCACATTGATATCCCTGATGGGCTGAACCAATCTGCAATTAAACAGCACATTGTAGACCGCTACAACACTGGGGAAATGTCCACAGATATGAACATCTTTCAAGTTGACTTTGAATCTATTAGCGCTCGGATTGTACAAGGACAGCCAGACACCAATTCTATCTCTTCAGAGAAGGAGGTAATCAGATGAGTATCAAATGGACTGACGAAGAACTT
Protein-coding sequences here:
- a CDS encoding DEAD/DEAH box helicase translates to MSDRFIAIELTGEPGEKAEQIVWDTMCKAFKQKAEQEECLAYWQYPLFPLKCNNFLKRPDILIADKELGLIVIEVKGIRIEDLRGIQGDYWLMKPGFYSPSIQPYKQAEKQLRAVTGHFNLIDDLWNQVLGRSMVALPYITRKQWQEKSFTQIAARVPIIFGDELVPKDLLKIIRNSSLVIPGNQLNKTQWKKLELVISGKPVPEDESPLWPESSLKQNCIEKLNKYLYEIDIKQEHIGKTIPPGVQRFSGIAGSGKTVLLCQKAANMHLKHPDWDIALIFFTRSLYNLIIKEVNFWLHQFSDGEVQYDPTNSNSKLKILHAWGVNNIDNDDRGSRQPGFYSLVKETHNIGTVLDGSHPSFPKLSPPEKLAYLCKQILLNHQIQPMFDAILIDEGMDLVVDSDEIKFEGKQPIFWLAWQTLRPVTPEKQEQRRLIWTYDMAQSLDALKVPTAKELFGQELGTSMLKGQYPGGIKKSEVMSRCYRTPGPILTMAHGIGMGLLRKEGMLTGLTTKKEWQDIGYEVIGDFRKIGQVLVVSRPSENSCNPISSIWTESPLIKFETYKNREEELKVLANQIKANLEYDLLKPSHDILVIVLGDSQDAQILEQKVARTLISNNVEIFIPSALESNILNPIFPNTNANNFWYAGAVTVSRIHRAKGNEANMVYIVGLDNIASNESDIKLRNQLFVALTRSRAWVNLSGVDGNYPFYEELRRVMESGNSFQFEYYPPKVDIGETIDIR
- a CDS encoding helix-turn-helix transcriptional regulator, which encodes MKQLRERKGLRTVDVASRVGIAESTVRNWEYGKTIPKLRIDQFSELMKLYECSFDELMTAVKESGNALE